The following proteins come from a genomic window of Corallococcus sp. NCRR:
- a CDS encoding hemerythrin domain-containing protein — translation MNALELLKQQHEEVSKLFKKYEKLADHADEERQELFEQIADRLGAHAKIEELYFYPAMKKDETEDDLREAVEEHLSVKRLIADLLDMDPSDEEFDAKMKVLQEQVEHHVEEEEKDLFKEARKILSKDQLDDLGIQLEEEYDSLMEGEPRNDVPEETEHAAPV, via the coding sequence ATGAACGCGCTGGAGTTGCTCAAGCAGCAGCATGAAGAGGTCTCCAAGCTGTTCAAGAAGTACGAGAAGCTGGCGGACCACGCGGACGAGGAGCGCCAGGAGCTGTTCGAGCAGATCGCCGACCGGCTGGGCGCGCACGCCAAGATTGAAGAGCTGTACTTCTATCCGGCGATGAAGAAGGACGAGACGGAGGACGACCTGCGCGAGGCCGTGGAGGAGCACCTGTCCGTCAAGCGCCTCATCGCGGACCTCCTGGACATGGATCCGTCGGATGAGGAGTTCGACGCGAAGATGAAGGTCCTCCAGGAGCAGGTGGAGCACCACGTCGAGGAGGAGGAGAAGGACCTCTTCAAGGAGGCGCGGAAGATCCTCAGCAAGGATCAGCTCGACGACCTGGGCATCCAGCTGGAGGAGGAATACGACTCCCTGATGGAGGGTGAGCCGCGCAACGACGTGCCCGAGGAGACGGAGCACGCCGCGCCCGTCTAG
- a CDS encoding DNA-3-methyladenine glycosylase family protein, which translates to MPRAPVSAPVLLPDAFTPAARRALVRADPTLGTLFKKIGPFRFERSPLHSPFEALAHSIVYQQLHGRAAATIFGRVCERVGQGKGFTPQKLLALPDATLREAGLSANKLLAIQDLARKTVDGTVPPLARVRRMSDADLIEHLTQVRGIGQWTVEMLLIFRLGRPDILPVDDYGVRKGFMVLHNLKEQPKPKALLAYGERWRPYRSVVSWYLWRAADKPVGTFAPPEDS; encoded by the coding sequence ATGCCGCGCGCTCCTGTTTCCGCCCCCGTGTTGCTGCCGGACGCCTTCACGCCCGCCGCGCGCCGCGCCCTCGTGCGCGCGGACCCCACGCTGGGCACGCTCTTCAAGAAGATAGGGCCGTTCCGCTTCGAGCGGTCCCCGCTGCACAGCCCGTTCGAAGCGCTGGCGCACTCCATCGTCTACCAGCAGCTCCACGGCCGCGCGGCGGCGACCATCTTCGGCCGCGTCTGCGAGCGGGTGGGGCAGGGCAAGGGCTTCACGCCCCAGAAGCTGCTCGCGCTGCCGGACGCCACGCTGCGCGAGGCCGGGCTGTCCGCGAACAAGCTGCTGGCCATCCAGGACCTGGCGCGCAAGACGGTGGACGGCACGGTGCCGCCGCTCGCGCGCGTGCGCCGCATGTCCGACGCGGACCTCATCGAGCACCTCACGCAGGTGCGCGGCATTGGCCAGTGGACCGTGGAGATGCTGCTCATCTTCCGCCTGGGCCGGCCGGACATCCTCCCCGTGGACGACTACGGCGTGCGCAAGGGCTTCATGGTGCTGCACAACCTGAAGGAACAGCCCAAGCCCAAGGCGCTGCTCGCGTATGGCGAGCGCTGGCGGCCCTATCGCAGCGTGGTGAGCTGGTACCTGTGGCGGGCGGCGGACAAGCCCGTGGGCACCTTCGCCCCGCCGGAGGACAGCTAG
- a CDS encoding zinc-dependent alcohol dehydrogenase, giving the protein MRALTYQGPYRVQVEQKPDPRIEHPQDVVLKVTRAAICGSDLHLLHGLVPDTRVGCTFGHEFTGVVEEVGQEVSQLKKGDRVVVPFNISCGTCFYCQRGLTGNCENSNPGSDVASGVYGYSHTTGGFDGGQAEYVRVPFADVGPMKIPDDMDDESVLFLSDILPTGYQAAEMGEIKGGETVVVFGAGPVGLFAMKSAWLMGAGRVVAVDHVPYRLEFARKFANVETVNFKEVGDIVLHLKEMFEGRGPDVCIDAVGMEAEGSRAHRVLGLGLKLEAGAPTVIEWCINTVRKGGNVSIIGVYGPPWNFVPIGTAMNKGLTLRMNQANTRRYMPHLLEHIQKGRIDAKGIITHRFPLEQAPDAYHLFAQKRDGCVKCVLMPHGHA; this is encoded by the coding sequence ATGCGCGCACTCACGTACCAGGGCCCCTACCGCGTCCAGGTGGAGCAGAAGCCCGACCCCCGCATCGAGCATCCGCAGGACGTGGTCCTCAAGGTCACCCGCGCCGCCATCTGCGGTTCGGACCTGCACCTCTTGCACGGCCTGGTGCCGGACACGCGCGTGGGCTGCACCTTCGGCCACGAGTTCACCGGCGTGGTGGAGGAGGTGGGCCAGGAGGTGTCGCAGCTGAAGAAGGGCGACCGCGTGGTGGTGCCCTTCAACATCTCCTGCGGCACCTGCTTCTACTGCCAGCGCGGCCTCACCGGGAACTGCGAGAACAGCAACCCCGGCAGCGACGTGGCCTCCGGAGTCTACGGCTACTCGCACACCACGGGCGGCTTCGACGGCGGGCAGGCGGAGTACGTGCGCGTGCCCTTCGCGGACGTGGGGCCCATGAAGATTCCGGACGACATGGATGACGAGTCCGTCCTCTTCCTCTCCGACATCCTGCCCACCGGCTACCAGGCCGCGGAGATGGGCGAAATCAAGGGCGGGGAGACGGTGGTCGTCTTCGGCGCGGGCCCGGTGGGCCTCTTCGCGATGAAGTCCGCGTGGCTGATGGGCGCGGGCCGCGTGGTGGCGGTGGACCACGTGCCGTACCGCCTGGAGTTCGCGCGCAAGTTCGCCAACGTGGAGACGGTGAACTTCAAGGAGGTGGGCGACATCGTCCTGCACCTGAAGGAGATGTTCGAGGGCCGCGGCCCGGACGTCTGCATCGACGCGGTGGGCATGGAGGCCGAAGGCTCGCGCGCGCACCGCGTGCTGGGTCTGGGGCTGAAGCTGGAGGCCGGCGCGCCCACCGTCATCGAGTGGTGCATCAACACCGTGCGCAAGGGCGGCAACGTCTCCATCATCGGCGTGTACGGGCCGCCGTGGAACTTCGTGCCCATCGGCACCGCGATGAACAAGGGGCTCACCCTGCGCATGAACCAGGCGAACACGCGCCGGTACATGCCGCACCTCTTGGAGCACATCCAGAAGGGCCGCATCGACGCGAAGGGCATCATCACCCACCGCTTCCCGCTGGAGCAGGCGCCGGACGCCTACCACCTGTTCGCGCAGAAGCGGGACGGGTGCGTGAAGTGCGTGCTCATGCCGCACGGCCACGCGTGA
- a CDS encoding GFA family protein yields MAEMKTYTGGCHCGQVRYEATTDLAQVVSCNCSICHKLGAVLTFVPPEQFKSLSGADVVKTYQFNKKVINHLHCPTCGVQSYSTGKGPDGKAMYAVNLRCVDGVDLSTLNPFPYNGRDA; encoded by the coding sequence ATGGCGGAGATGAAGACGTATACCGGCGGTTGCCACTGTGGACAGGTCCGCTACGAGGCGACCACGGACCTGGCGCAGGTGGTGAGCTGCAACTGTTCCATCTGCCACAAGCTTGGCGCGGTGCTGACGTTCGTCCCGCCGGAGCAGTTCAAGTCCCTCTCCGGCGCGGACGTGGTGAAGACCTACCAGTTCAACAAGAAGGTCATCAACCACCTGCACTGCCCCACCTGCGGCGTGCAGTCCTACTCCACCGGCAAGGGTCCCGACGGCAAGGCGATGTACGCCGTCAACCTGCGCTGCGTGGACGGCGTGGACCTGTCCACCCTCAACCCGTTCCCCTACAACGGCCGGGACGCGTAA
- a CDS encoding MFS transporter: MRRIPSRLWLLCALYFVQGLPFGFQVTALPVYLRTRGVSLAALGFAGALSLPWMLKALWAPLVDRYGSARVGRRRSWILPMQAGLALACAGAAFAAGRDSLPLLLGLIFVMNLFAATQDIAVDGFAVDLLRPEELGLGNTAQVVGYKLGMLTGGGLLVWASASIGWSGLFLVMSALCLTVFTLILFVREPPPREPEGHESPKLDWPALWARIRSALTVPGTGWLLLFIGTYKLGETMSDVLYKPFLVDAGYTPARIGLWVGTWGTAASLLGSTCGGLLAARLPLLRAVALTGTLRLLPLLGRWLLTQAGVSDAGVLGVTLTEEFFGGALTTVMFAFMMSRTDRRIGATHYTLLASVEVAGKAPAGPLAGLLADPKYGNLGYGNMFLLGVALSAAFLALLAPLRRNAPTPAAPQPAS; the protein is encoded by the coding sequence ATGCGACGCATCCCGTCCCGGCTGTGGCTGTTGTGCGCGCTGTACTTCGTGCAGGGGCTGCCCTTCGGCTTCCAGGTGACGGCGCTGCCCGTCTACCTGCGCACGCGCGGCGTGTCGCTGGCCGCGCTGGGGTTCGCGGGCGCGCTGTCGCTGCCGTGGATGCTCAAGGCGCTGTGGGCGCCGCTGGTGGACCGCTACGGCTCCGCGCGCGTGGGGCGCAGGCGCTCGTGGATATTGCCCATGCAGGCGGGCCTGGCGCTCGCGTGCGCGGGGGCGGCCTTCGCGGCGGGGCGGGACTCGCTGCCCTTGCTGCTGGGCCTCATCTTCGTGATGAACCTCTTCGCCGCGACGCAGGACATCGCGGTGGACGGCTTCGCGGTGGACCTCTTGCGTCCGGAGGAGCTGGGCCTGGGCAACACCGCGCAGGTGGTGGGCTACAAGCTGGGCATGCTCACCGGCGGCGGGCTGCTGGTGTGGGCCAGCGCGAGCATCGGCTGGTCCGGGCTGTTCCTCGTCATGTCGGCGCTGTGCCTGACCGTCTTCACCCTCATCCTCTTCGTGCGCGAGCCGCCCCCACGCGAGCCCGAGGGCCACGAGTCACCGAAGCTGGACTGGCCCGCGCTCTGGGCCCGCATCCGGTCCGCGCTCACCGTGCCGGGCACCGGGTGGCTCCTGCTCTTCATCGGCACGTACAAGCTGGGCGAGACGATGTCCGACGTCCTCTACAAGCCCTTCCTCGTGGACGCGGGCTACACGCCCGCGCGCATCGGCCTGTGGGTGGGCACGTGGGGCACCGCGGCGTCGCTGCTGGGCTCCACGTGCGGGGGGCTCCTCGCCGCGCGCCTGCCGCTCTTGCGCGCGGTGGCCCTCACCGGAACGCTGCGTTTGTTGCCGCTCCTGGGGCGGTGGCTGCTCACGCAGGCCGGCGTCAGCGACGCGGGCGTGCTGGGCGTCACGCTCACCGAGGAGTTCTTCGGCGGCGCGCTCACCACCGTGATGTTCGCGTTCATGATGTCGCGCACGGACCGGAGAATCGGCGCCACGCACTACACGCTGCTGGCCAGCGTGGAGGTCGCGGGCAAGGCCCCTGCCGGGCCCCTGGCGGGACTGCTCGCGGATCCGAAGTACGGAAACCTGGGCTACGGGAACATGTTCCTGCTGGGCGTCGCGCTGTCCGCCGCGTTCCTCGCGCTGCTCGCGCCCCTGCGCCGCAACGCACCCACGCCCGCGGCGCCGCAGCCCGCATCGTGA
- a CDS encoding SIMPL domain-containing protein (The SIMPL domain is named for its presence in mouse protein SIMPL (signalling molecule that associates with mouse pelle-like kinase). Bacterial member BP26, from Brucella, was shown to assemble into a channel-like structure, while YggE from E. coli has been associated with resistance to oxidative stress.) — protein sequence MPERAATESGIIVVELSAEHELEADHVDAVVEVKASSFFTGNAAFANAKEVAALVRLMEDLGVPSTGFTLQSVQAETQEGLLTRSSSALYTVRIRLMDMARVGDVLAALSGLKQATLRQLRWGYTHEPEARQDWLEALARESVKKARRVAAGLGVTLAGLHRFSERTWESQALGARGGGYGGGSEDVMPMAPSGSYGLKQARTASLGFPVSHRKKVHVMATAEFQTSPTP from the coding sequence ATGCCGGAGCGAGCCGCAACCGAGTCGGGGATCATCGTCGTGGAGCTGTCCGCCGAGCACGAACTGGAGGCGGACCACGTGGACGCGGTGGTGGAGGTGAAGGCGTCCTCGTTCTTCACCGGCAACGCGGCCTTCGCGAACGCGAAGGAGGTGGCCGCGCTGGTGCGCCTCATGGAGGACCTGGGCGTGCCCTCCACGGGCTTCACCCTCCAGTCGGTGCAGGCGGAGACCCAGGAGGGGCTGCTCACGCGCTCCTCGTCCGCGCTCTACACGGTGCGCATCCGCCTGATGGACATGGCCCGGGTGGGGGACGTGCTCGCCGCGCTGTCCGGCCTGAAGCAGGCGACGCTGCGCCAACTGCGCTGGGGCTACACGCACGAGCCGGAGGCCCGGCAGGACTGGCTGGAGGCGCTGGCCCGGGAGTCGGTGAAGAAGGCGCGCCGCGTGGCGGCCGGGCTGGGCGTGACGCTGGCCGGGCTGCACCGCTTCTCCGAGCGCACCTGGGAGTCACAGGCCCTCGGCGCGAGGGGCGGGGGCTACGGCGGCGGGAGCGAGGACGTGATGCCCATGGCCCCCTCCGGCAGCTACGGCTTGAAGCAGGCGCGCACGGCCTCGCTGGGCTTCCCCGTGTCCCACCGCAAGAAGGTGCACGTGATGGCCACCGCGGAGTTCCAGACGTCGCCCACCCCGTGA
- a CDS encoding pyridoxal phosphate-dependent aminotransferase: MSDSVPLHAFRTVPRTGVIFVTAEATRRGYRPGDPEWCNLGQGQPETGDLPGAPSRVHSVTVDMADQEYAPVAGLWEVREAIAALYNRLYRKGMPSQYSAENVCLSGGGRAALTRAAASLGQVNLGHFLPDYTAYEELLDVFKAFTAIPILLEGERGYAFTHDDLRREIQGRGLSALLFSNPCNPTGKLVQGEELARWVGVARELECSLLIDEFYSHYIWTGRPGVLPVESAARYVEDVNRDPVILFDGLTKNWRYPGWRMTWTVGPKQVIDTVSSAGSFLDGGGSRPLQRAAIPLLQEDTVVAETRAIHHTFREKRDRFHSRLERLGIRTDRAPDGTFYVWGNLSGLPAPLNDGMAFFRAALEHQVITVPGEFFDVNPGKRRARASRFRNYVRLSFGPSWETLDKALQRLEALVLQHTPAP; encoded by the coding sequence GTGAGCGACAGCGTCCCCCTGCATGCGTTTCGCACCGTGCCCCGCACGGGCGTCATCTTCGTCACCGCCGAGGCCACGCGCCGCGGCTACCGTCCCGGCGACCCGGAGTGGTGCAACCTGGGCCAGGGTCAGCCGGAGACGGGCGACCTGCCCGGCGCCCCGTCGCGCGTGCACTCGGTGACGGTGGACATGGCGGACCAGGAGTACGCGCCCGTGGCGGGCCTCTGGGAGGTGCGGGAGGCCATCGCGGCGCTCTACAACCGGCTCTACCGCAAGGGGATGCCCTCCCAGTACAGCGCGGAGAACGTGTGCCTGTCCGGCGGTGGCCGCGCGGCCCTCACCCGCGCCGCGGCCAGCCTGGGCCAGGTGAACCTGGGCCACTTCCTGCCGGACTACACCGCGTACGAGGAGCTGCTGGACGTCTTCAAGGCGTTCACCGCCATCCCCATCCTGCTGGAGGGCGAGCGAGGCTACGCCTTCACGCACGACGACCTGCGCCGGGAGATTCAAGGCCGCGGGCTGTCCGCGCTGCTCTTCTCCAACCCGTGCAACCCCACCGGCAAGCTGGTGCAGGGCGAGGAGCTGGCGCGGTGGGTGGGCGTGGCGCGCGAGCTGGAGTGCTCGCTGCTCATCGACGAGTTCTATTCGCACTACATCTGGACGGGCCGCCCCGGCGTGCTGCCGGTGGAGAGCGCCGCCAGGTACGTGGAGGACGTGAACCGCGACCCGGTCATCCTCTTCGACGGGCTCACCAAGAACTGGCGCTACCCGGGCTGGCGCATGACGTGGACGGTGGGGCCCAAGCAGGTCATCGACACGGTCTCCAGCGCGGGCAGCTTCCTGGACGGCGGCGGCAGCCGGCCCCTGCAGCGCGCGGCGATTCCACTGCTCCAGGAGGACACGGTGGTGGCGGAGACGCGCGCCATCCACCACACCTTCCGGGAGAAGCGGGACCGGTTCCACTCGCGGCTGGAGCGGCTGGGCATCCGCACGGACCGCGCGCCGGACGGGACGTTCTACGTCTGGGGCAACCTGTCCGGGCTGCCCGCGCCGCTCAACGACGGCATGGCCTTCTTCCGCGCCGCGCTGGAGCACCAGGTCATCACCGTGCCCGGTGAGTTCTTCGACGTGAACCCCGGCAAGCGCCGCGCGCGGGCGTCACGCTTCCGCAACTACGTGCGCCTGTCCTTCGGCCCGTCGTGGGAGACGCTGGACAAGGCGCTCCAGCGGCTGGAGGCGCTCGTGCTCCAGCACACGCCCGCCCCCTGA
- the dps gene encoding DNA starvation/stationary phase protection protein Dps has product MALYKSPSPLSEQARTAIAATLNERLADGLDLHSQIKVAHWNIKGPQFAALHPLFETFAVSLANHNDSIAERAVTLGGRAYGTSRHVGKNSRLPEYPQETSRDLEHVKLLAERIEVYLNGLRESRTTVEGHKDTDTVDLFTGIITEFEKHAWFLRASLEG; this is encoded by the coding sequence ATGGCCCTCTACAAGAGCCCGAGTCCCCTCTCCGAGCAGGCCCGCACCGCCATCGCCGCCACCCTCAACGAGCGGCTCGCGGACGGGTTGGACCTGCACTCGCAGATCAAGGTCGCCCACTGGAACATCAAGGGCCCGCAGTTCGCCGCGCTGCACCCGCTGTTCGAGACCTTCGCGGTGAGCCTGGCCAACCACAACGACTCCATCGCGGAGCGCGCGGTGACGCTGGGCGGGCGCGCGTACGGCACCAGCCGCCACGTGGGCAAGAACAGCCGCCTGCCGGAGTACCCGCAGGAGACCTCGCGCGACCTGGAGCACGTGAAGCTGCTGGCCGAGCGCATCGAGGTGTACCTCAACGGCCTGCGGGAGAGCCGCACGACGGTGGAGGGCCACAAGGACACGGACACGGTGGACCTCTTCACCGGCATCATCACCGAGTTCGAGAAGCACGCCTGGTTCCTCCGGGCCTCGCTCGAAGGCTAG
- a CDS encoding carboxymuconolactone decarboxylase family protein, whose translation MASLEVVRSELADAHKDTRLNLSAVLEGGSLTPEQRWGTAVACAFAARNERLKEAMLNEAKQALGDKATPVIEDARAAASLMAMNNVFYRFRHMVGKESYATKRAGLRMNRLAQVLTNKVDFELVCLAVSAINGCEMCIQSHEKVVLEGGLSEEHVHDAVRIASVIHAAAVGLES comes from the coding sequence ATGGCTTCGCTCGAAGTCGTCCGCAGTGAGCTCGCGGACGCCCACAAGGACACCCGCCTCAACCTCTCCGCGGTCCTGGAGGGGGGCAGCCTCACCCCCGAGCAGCGCTGGGGGACGGCCGTGGCATGCGCCTTCGCCGCCCGGAACGAGCGGCTGAAGGAGGCCATGCTCAACGAGGCGAAGCAGGCACTGGGCGACAAGGCCACGCCGGTCATCGAGGATGCCCGCGCGGCGGCCTCGCTGATGGCGATGAACAACGTCTTCTACCGATTCCGTCACATGGTCGGGAAGGAGTCGTACGCGACCAAGCGGGCCGGGCTGCGGATGAACCGGCTGGCCCAGGTGCTGACCAACAAGGTGGACTTCGAGCTGGTCTGCCTCGCGGTCAGCGCCATCAACGGCTGCGAGATGTGCATCCAGTCGCATGAGAAGGTCGTGCTGGAAGGCGGCCTGAGCGAGGAGCACGTGCACGATGCGGTCCGCATCGCGAGCGTCATCCACGCGGCGGCGGTTGGGCTGGAGTCCTAG
- a CDS encoding peroxiredoxin — protein MLTVGDKLPNFKLKGTVSLEKNKEFQDISNDTYKGKWTVLFAWPKDFTFICPTEIAEFGKHNKDFQDRDAQVLGLSTDSEFVHHAWRTHHPDLKNLPFPMLADIKRELSSALGILHKEEGVALRATFIADPEGIIRHVSVNDLSVGRNVKETVRTLDALQTDELCPCNWQKGEETLTSKLQKAG, from the coding sequence ATGCTGACCGTTGGCGACAAGCTTCCGAACTTCAAGCTGAAGGGCACCGTGAGCCTGGAGAAGAACAAGGAGTTCCAGGACATCTCCAACGACACGTACAAAGGCAAGTGGACGGTCCTGTTCGCGTGGCCGAAGGACTTCACGTTCATCTGCCCGACGGAGATCGCGGAGTTCGGCAAGCACAACAAGGACTTCCAGGACCGTGACGCGCAGGTGCTGGGTCTGTCCACCGACAGCGAGTTCGTGCACCACGCGTGGCGCACGCACCACCCGGACCTGAAGAACCTGCCCTTCCCCATGCTGGCGGACATCAAGCGCGAGCTGTCCAGCGCGCTGGGCATCCTGCACAAGGAGGAGGGCGTGGCCCTGCGCGCCACGTTCATCGCGGACCCCGAGGGCATCATCCGCCACGTGTCCGTGAACGACCTGTCCGTGGGCCGCAACGTCAAGGAGACCGTCCGCACCCTGGACGCGCTCCAGACCGACGAGCTGTGCCCGTGCAACTGGCAGAAGGGTGAGGAGACCCTCACCTCCAAGCTGCAGAAGGCGGGGTAA
- a CDS encoding sigma 54-interacting transcriptional regulator, with amino-acid sequence MPDELMGRHPEVTQDARELVELATTEEGVGELLRRGLDWVSRVVPFDLATLFLLKEGRLEAVAARGPLANQAVRKHSLKLADFPSLKQALETRRARAFTEEDHSHGDGDPFDGVLDLPAGHSCMVVPLCAGERCYGVLTLDRAQCETYAQPVVDLVEVYGQMLATALQGAEQRATAERLHRQDHEHAKLLESQLGGDSEGILETSLSPVMRDLSRRARQVAETDTPVLITGETGTGKERLARAIHRWSARADQPFVSLNCAAIPAGLLESELFGHVKGAFTGANRDRAGRFQMAHGGTLLLDEIGELPVELQAKLLRALQEKAFEPVGSDKTVRADVRILAATHVDLHQAIAQKRFREDLFYRLSVFPLRLPPLRERREDLPQLTVFLLEEQAKRTGRRGMRVSASGLVRLASYDWPGNLRELANALERATILTRGQELTAQSFDLPTGERAREVPGTVPAEETPAPLPAGAKVPTLAAVQREHILRVLTLTRGRVYGEGGAAALLGLKPSTLQSRMKKLGIERLEGFTAAEDA; translated from the coding sequence ATGCCGGATGAACTGATGGGGCGCCACCCGGAAGTGACGCAGGATGCTCGGGAGCTGGTTGAGCTGGCAACCACCGAAGAGGGGGTGGGGGAGCTGCTCCGTCGGGGATTGGACTGGGTGTCCCGCGTGGTGCCCTTCGACCTGGCCACGCTGTTCCTCCTCAAGGAGGGGCGGCTGGAGGCGGTGGCGGCGCGCGGCCCGCTCGCGAACCAGGCCGTGCGCAAGCACTCCCTGAAACTGGCGGACTTCCCGTCCCTGAAGCAGGCGCTGGAGACGCGGCGCGCGCGGGCCTTCACGGAGGAGGACCACTCGCACGGGGACGGGGACCCGTTCGACGGGGTGTTGGACCTGCCGGCGGGGCACTCGTGCATGGTGGTGCCGCTGTGCGCGGGGGAGCGCTGCTACGGCGTGCTGACGCTGGACCGCGCGCAGTGTGAGACGTACGCGCAGCCGGTGGTGGACCTGGTGGAGGTCTACGGCCAGATGCTGGCCACTGCGCTCCAGGGCGCCGAGCAGCGCGCGACGGCGGAGCGGCTGCACCGCCAGGACCACGAGCACGCGAAGCTCCTGGAGTCGCAGCTGGGCGGGGACTCCGAAGGCATCCTGGAGACGTCCCTGAGCCCGGTGATGCGCGACCTGTCCCGCCGCGCGCGGCAGGTGGCGGAGACGGACACGCCGGTGCTGATTACGGGAGAGACGGGCACGGGCAAGGAGCGGCTGGCGCGGGCCATCCACCGCTGGAGCGCGCGGGCGGACCAGCCCTTCGTGTCGCTCAACTGCGCGGCCATTCCGGCGGGCCTCCTGGAGAGCGAGCTGTTCGGCCACGTGAAGGGGGCCTTCACCGGCGCGAACCGCGACCGGGCGGGCCGCTTCCAGATGGCGCACGGGGGCACGCTGCTCCTGGATGAGATTGGCGAGTTGCCGGTGGAGCTGCAGGCGAAGTTGTTGCGCGCGCTCCAGGAGAAGGCCTTCGAGCCGGTGGGCAGCGACAAGACGGTGCGGGCGGACGTGCGCATCCTCGCGGCGACGCACGTGGACCTGCACCAGGCCATCGCGCAGAAGCGCTTCCGCGAGGACCTCTTCTACCGGCTGAGCGTCTTCCCCTTGCGGCTGCCGCCCCTGCGCGAGCGGCGCGAGGACCTGCCGCAGCTCACCGTGTTCCTCCTGGAGGAGCAGGCGAAGCGCACGGGCCGGCGGGGCATGCGGGTGTCGGCGTCAGGGCTCGTGCGGCTGGCGTCCTACGACTGGCCGGGCAACCTGCGCGAGCTGGCGAACGCGCTGGAGCGCGCCACCATCCTCACGCGCGGCCAGGAGCTGACGGCGCAGTCCTTCGACTTGCCGACCGGCGAGCGCGCGCGGGAGGTGCCGGGCACGGTACCGGCGGAGGAGACCCCGGCGCCGCTGCCCGCGGGGGCGAAGGTGCCCACGCTGGCGGCGGTGCAGCGTGAGCACATCCTGCGGGTGCTCACGCTCACCCGGGGCCGCGTCTACGGTGAAGGCGGCGCGGCGGCGCTGCTGGGGCTCAAGCCGTCCACGCTGCAGAGCCGGATGAAGAAGCTGGGCATCGAGCGGCTGGAGGGCTTCACCGCCGCCGAGGACGCGTGA